Proteins co-encoded in one Bos indicus x Bos taurus breed Angus x Brahman F1 hybrid unplaced genomic scaffold, Bos_hybrid_MaternalHap_v2.0 tig00011826_arrow_arrow_1_40847, whole genome shotgun sequence genomic window:
- the LOC113889358 gene encoding cancer/testis antigen 47B-like, with amino-acid sequence MSTTGDGDLAPGGQEGPASAAGAQAGARDGVDRNSEPRRGDSMPEAEAGGVVGASGGPREVALEGGNAEEDSDIQPAEEGEEEEQAQGVNRMVHSRHFSMTRYRLTVLTQRYPMLNFMYKNHILVPPEDDDVLVRHQNRPRLSNLSSATVARFSEVQVPSDGPAEGPAEEAPAQWAEQAEEAQEAAEAGEVQEADEACLWETATKESEEHSLWERPQEPAAPEKTAECQDENSKEEVQGTRSEGKEKKYNRKQEEPEKDLDPAKDRPRKP; translated from the exons ATGTCTACCACGGGGGATGGAGATCTGGCCCCTGGCGGGCAGGAAGGCCCTGCAAGTGCGGCAGGGGCCCAGGCCGGAGCCCGTGACGGTGTGGACCGCAACTCCGAGCCTCGCAGGGGTGACTCCATGCCTGAGGCTGAGGCGGGTGGAGTCGTCGGGGCCTCAGGAGGCCCGAGGGAGGTGGCCCTGGAGGGCGGGAACGCTGAGGAAGACTCGGACATCCAGCCGGccgaggagggggaggaagaggagcaggcGCAGGGCGTGAACCGCATGGTGCACTCGCGACACTTCTCCATGACCCGCTACCGCTTAACGGTCCTGACTCAGAGGTACCCGATGCTGAACTTTATGTACAAAAACCACATCCTAGTCCCGCCAGAGGACGACGACGTGTTGGTCCGGCACCAGAACCGGCCGCGCTTGTCCAACCTCAGCTCAGCCACTGTGGCTCGGTTCTCTGAGGTCCAGGTGCCCTCAGATGGACCAGCGGAGGGACCGGCGGAGGAAGCCCCGGCTCAGTGGGCAGAACAGGCGGAGGAAGCCCAGGAGGCGGCGGAGGCTGGGGAGGTGCAGGAGGCCGACGAGGCCTGTTTATGGGAGACGGCCACCAAGGAGTCTGAGGAGCACAGCTTGTGGGAGAGGCCACAGGAGCCGGCCGCCCCTGAGA AAACAGCTGAATGCCAGGATGAGAACTCCAAAGAAGAGGTGCAGGGCACCAGAAgtgaggggaaagaaaagaagtataacagaaaacaagaagaaCCAGAAAAGGATCTGGACCCAGCAAAGGACAGGCCCAGAAAGCCCAG